One genomic region from Mytilus trossulus isolate FHL-02 chromosome 9, PNRI_Mtr1.1.1.hap1, whole genome shotgun sequence encodes:
- the LOC134685656 gene encoding uncharacterized protein LOC134685656, translating to MAGLVPAKISDRYAKNGEDMLDVLSHDIMRYEMLAEKETFDALTSVLQGEQSHDNVELHEIEVNRLNNDNNNNDEGDPTETHEQRDTGSSRFRSVSNEDTDEFLRKNVNKNTDYKTRSDVKTFYTWAQQVGEFRELQMIPFKELDAILARFYLGVRNKEGQEYEPDTLTGFQNNIERHLKNNKEENYGRGRTVIWP from the exons ATGGCAGGCCTTGTTCCTGCAAAAATATCGGACAGATACGCCAAGAATGGCGAAGACATGCTTGATGTTTTGTCTCATGACATAATGAGGTACGAAATGCTTGCAGAGAAGGAGACGTTCGACGCTCTTACCTCCGTCCTGCAAGGGGAACAATCCCATGACAATGTCGAGCTACATGAAATCGAAGTAAACCGCTTGAACAATGACAACAACAACAATGACGAAGGTGATCCGACGGAAACACACGAGCAGCGTGACACAGGAAGCAGTAGATTTAGATCAGTTTCCAATGAGGACACAGACGAATTTCTCaggaaaaatgtaaataaaaacacgGACTACAAAACAAGATCAGATGTTAAAACTTTCTACACCTGGGCACAGCAAGTAGGAGAGTTTAGAGAGCTGCAGATGATTCCGTTTAAGGAACTAGATGCTATTTTAGCCCGGTTTTACTTAG GTGTAAGGAACAAAGAGGGACAGGAGTATGAACCAGACACGCTTACAGGATTCCAGAATAATATTGAGAGACAcctgaaaaacaataaagaagAAAACTATGGCCGAGGCCGCACAGTTATATGGCCGTAA